A single Nocardioides bizhenqiangii DNA region contains:
- a CDS encoding SGNH/GDSL hydrolase family protein: MAGVAVVLAGLGVTAAGGGRELLRRQATIARRRIGKPLGEDAIDADKLWKKAYGDPLRLLLLGDSIAAGLGAERRKDTLGGRLARGLAKELHRSVDLRTAAVVGSESSALAVQIDALPPSYRPDVAVIVIGGNDVTHRVPISESVRHLEEAITRLRSRGAVVVVGTCPDLGALRDVPQPLRALGSRMSRQLAVAQKAAAIRAGAHAVSLATVVGPFFITNPDEMFSLDRFHPSALGYKRTARALLPSVLTALGMRDEVPFGHHVPGAG; encoded by the coding sequence GGCGTCACCGCGGCCGGCGGTGGCCGCGAGCTGTTGCGACGTCAGGCGACGATCGCCCGCCGACGGATCGGCAAGCCGCTCGGCGAGGACGCGATCGACGCCGACAAACTCTGGAAGAAGGCGTACGGCGACCCGCTGCGGCTGCTGCTCCTCGGCGACTCGATCGCAGCCGGCCTCGGGGCCGAGCGGCGCAAGGACACGCTGGGCGGCCGGCTCGCGCGCGGGCTCGCCAAGGAGCTGCACCGCTCGGTCGACCTGCGCACGGCGGCCGTGGTGGGCTCGGAGTCCTCGGCGCTCGCGGTGCAGATCGACGCGCTGCCGCCGTCGTACCGCCCCGACGTCGCGGTCATCGTCATCGGCGGCAACGACGTCACCCACCGGGTGCCGATCAGCGAGTCGGTCCGGCACCTCGAGGAGGCGATCACCCGGCTGCGCTCGCGGGGCGCGGTCGTCGTGGTCGGCACCTGCCCCGACCTCGGGGCGCTGCGGGACGTGCCGCAACCGCTGCGAGCCCTCGGGTCCCGGATGTCGCGGCAGCTGGCGGTCGCCCAGAAGGCGGCGGCGATCCGTGCGGGCGCACACGCGGTGTCTCTCGCCACCGTGGTCGGACCGTTCTTCATCACCAACCCGGACGAAATGTTCAGTCTCGACCGCTTCCACCCGAGCGCGTTGGGCTACAAGCGCACCGCCAGGGCGCTGCTGCCCTCCGTGCTCACCGCGCTCGGCATGAGGGACGAGGTGCCGTTCGGCCACCACGTGCCGGGGGCGGGCTGA
- a CDS encoding ATP-grasp domain-containing protein, whose protein sequence is MPTVLLVTFNLMPEGEPGFAALADAFEERGIDARWVCWDDPGVDWAAADLVAVRSTWDYHRRLDAFLAWARDVEAVTPVLNGAEVFAWNADKAYLAELADAMPVVPTALLDDATLIGGLTASFERWGTVVVKPRVGAGGRGVVVVGRLDDWSLFDLAPGPWVVQPLVESVRTSGETSIYVLDGHAVAQVDKAVAGDEVRVHEMYGGSSRPVPLDPGRGQVAEDAVQTVAKRLDADLSYARVDLMEWDGAWVVSELELIEPGLYLDVAPEIAGPFADLVAARLAR, encoded by the coding sequence GTGCCTACCGTCCTGCTCGTCACGTTCAACCTGATGCCCGAGGGCGAGCCCGGGTTCGCCGCGCTCGCGGACGCCTTCGAGGAGCGCGGGATCGACGCCCGCTGGGTGTGCTGGGACGACCCGGGTGTCGACTGGGCGGCGGCGGACCTGGTCGCGGTCCGCTCCACCTGGGACTACCACCGCAGGCTCGACGCCTTCCTGGCCTGGGCGCGTGACGTCGAAGCGGTGACCCCGGTGCTCAACGGAGCCGAAGTCTTCGCCTGGAACGCCGACAAGGCCTATCTCGCAGAGCTCGCTGACGCGATGCCGGTCGTGCCCACTGCGCTGCTCGACGACGCCACCCTGATCGGCGGGCTGACGGCGTCCTTCGAGCGTTGGGGGACCGTGGTGGTCAAGCCCCGGGTCGGTGCGGGCGGCCGCGGCGTGGTCGTCGTCGGCCGGCTCGACGACTGGAGCCTCTTCGACCTGGCGCCCGGCCCCTGGGTCGTGCAGCCCCTCGTCGAGTCGGTGCGCACCAGCGGGGAGACCTCGATCTACGTCCTCGACGGTCACGCCGTCGCCCAGGTCGACAAGGCCGTCGCCGGGGACGAGGTGCGGGTGCACGAGATGTACGGCGGCAGCAGCCGGCCGGTCCCGCTCGATCCAGGTCGTGGCCAGGTAGCCGAGGACGCCGTGCAGACGGTCGCGAAGCGGCTCGATGCCGACCTCTCCTACGCCCGCGTCGACCTGATGGAGTGGGACGGCGCGTGGGTGGTGAGCGAGCTCGAGCTGATCGAGCCGGGTCTCTACCTCGACGTCGCCCCTGAGATCGCAGGTCCGTTCGCCGACCTGGTGGCCGCCCGGCTCGCCCGCTGA
- a CDS encoding SigE family RNA polymerase sigma factor encodes MTTDEESFRRWAGERQLALLRTALLLTGDHHRAEDLVQEALAKVALRWRRLSGGNPEAYARQIIVRDNISAWRKRRREVVVAEPGETLTPDITAGVDRRILLDQALATLTPRQRAVVVLRYYDDLTERAAADAMGVSVGTVKSQTSLALRRLREAAPELAELLREES; translated from the coding sequence GTGACCACCGACGAGGAGTCGTTCCGCCGCTGGGCGGGCGAGCGCCAGCTGGCGCTGCTGCGCACCGCGCTGCTCCTTACCGGTGACCACCACCGCGCCGAGGACCTGGTCCAGGAGGCACTGGCCAAGGTGGCGCTGCGCTGGCGTCGGCTCTCCGGTGGCAACCCCGAGGCCTACGCGCGGCAGATCATCGTCCGCGACAACATCTCGGCGTGGCGCAAGCGGCGGCGGGAGGTCGTCGTCGCCGAGCCCGGCGAAACGCTGACGCCTGACATCACCGCCGGTGTCGACCGCCGGATCCTGCTCGACCAGGCGCTGGCCACGCTCACCCCGCGGCAGCGCGCGGTCGTCGTCCTGCGTTACTACGACGACCTCACCGAACGCGCCGCCGCCGACGCGATGGGTGTCAGCGTCGGCACCGTCAAGAGCCAGACCAGCCTCGCCCTCCGGCGGCTGCGCGAAGCGGCACCGGAGCTGGCCGAGCTGCTGCGGGAGGAGTCCTGA
- the groL gene encoding chaperonin GroEL (60 kDa chaperone family; promotes refolding of misfolded polypeptides especially under stressful conditions; forms two stacked rings of heptamers to form a barrel-shaped 14mer; ends can be capped by GroES; misfolded proteins enter the barrel where they are refolded when GroES binds) — MPKLIAFNEEARRGLERGMNTLADAVKVTLGPKGRNVVLEKKWGAPTITNDGVSIAKEIELEDPYEKIGAELVKEVAKKTDDVAGDGTTTATVLAQAMVREGLRNVAAGANPMGLKRGIEAAVEAVSEQLLGMAKEIETKEQIASTASISAADTTVGEIIAEAMDKVGKEGVITVEESNTFGLDLELTEGMRFDKGYISAYFVTDPERMETVLEDPYVLIANSKVSSVKDLLPLLEKVMQSGKPLVIIAEDVDGEALSTLVVNKIRGTFKSVAVKAPGFGDRRKAMLQDIAILTGGQVISEEVGLKLESAGIELLGQARKVVITKDETTIVEGAGDTAQIEGRVNQIRAEIDKSDSDYDREKLQERLAKLAGGVAVIKVGAATEVELKERKHRIEDAVRNAKAAVEEGIVAGGGVALVQAGLGAFAKLELEGDEATGANIVKVAIEAPLKQIAINAGLEGGVVAEKVRGLEAGFGLNAATGEYVDMIAVGIIDPAKVTRSALQNAASIAALFLTTEAVVADKPEKAPAMGGDPSGGMGGMDF, encoded by the coding sequence ATGCCGAAGCTGATTGCTTTCAACGAGGAGGCCCGGCGCGGTCTCGAGCGAGGAATGAACACCCTCGCCGACGCCGTCAAGGTCACCCTCGGTCCCAAGGGCCGCAACGTCGTGCTCGAGAAGAAGTGGGGAGCCCCCACGATCACCAACGATGGTGTGTCCATCGCCAAGGAGATCGAGCTCGAGGACCCCTACGAGAAGATCGGCGCCGAGCTGGTCAAGGAGGTCGCGAAGAAGACCGACGACGTCGCCGGTGACGGTACGACGACGGCGACCGTCCTTGCCCAGGCGATGGTCCGCGAGGGCCTGCGCAACGTCGCCGCGGGTGCCAACCCGATGGGCCTGAAGCGCGGCATCGAGGCCGCCGTCGAGGCCGTGTCCGAGCAGCTGCTCGGCATGGCCAAGGAGATCGAGACCAAGGAGCAGATCGCCTCCACCGCGTCCATCTCCGCCGCTGACACCACGGTCGGCGAGATCATCGCCGAGGCGATGGACAAGGTCGGCAAGGAGGGCGTGATCACGGTCGAGGAGTCGAACACCTTCGGCCTCGACCTCGAGCTCACCGAGGGCATGCGTTTCGACAAGGGCTACATCTCGGCCTACTTCGTCACCGACCCGGAGCGGATGGAGACGGTGCTCGAGGACCCCTACGTCCTCATCGCCAACTCCAAGGTCAGCAGCGTCAAGGACCTGCTGCCGCTGCTCGAGAAGGTCATGCAGTCGGGCAAGCCGCTCGTCATCATCGCCGAGGACGTCGACGGCGAGGCTCTCTCGACGCTGGTCGTCAACAAGATCCGCGGCACCTTCAAGTCCGTCGCCGTCAAGGCCCCGGGCTTCGGAGACCGCCGCAAGGCCATGCTGCAGGACATCGCGATCCTGACCGGTGGCCAGGTCATCTCGGAGGAGGTCGGCCTCAAGCTCGAGTCCGCCGGCATCGAGCTGCTCGGCCAGGCCCGCAAGGTCGTCATCACCAAGGACGAGACCACCATCGTCGAGGGTGCCGGCGACACGGCCCAGATCGAGGGTCGGGTCAACCAGATCCGCGCCGAGATCGACAAGTCGGACTCCGACTACGACCGCGAGAAGCTCCAGGAGCGCCTCGCCAAGCTGGCCGGCGGCGTGGCCGTCATCAAGGTCGGCGCGGCCACCGAGGTCGAGCTCAAGGAGCGCAAGCACCGCATCGAGGACGCCGTCCGCAACGCGAAGGCTGCCGTCGAGGAGGGCATCGTCGCCGGAGGTGGCGTGGCGCTGGTCCAGGCCGGCCTGGGCGCGTTCGCCAAGCTCGAGCTCGAGGGCGACGAGGCCACGGGTGCCAACATCGTCAAGGTCGCCATCGAGGCCCCGCTCAAGCAGATCGCGATCAACGCCGGTCTCGAGGGTGGCGTCGTGGCGGAGAAGGTCCGCGGTCTCGAGGCCGGGTTCGGACTCAACGCCGCCACGGGTGAGTACGTCGACATGATCGCCGTCGGCATCATCGACCCCGCCAAGGTGACCCGCTCCGCGCTGCAGAACGCCGCCTCCATCGCGGCGCTCTTCCTCACCACCGAGGCCGTGGTTGCCGACAAGCCGGAGAAGGCGCCCGCCATGGGCGGCGACCCGTCCGGCGGCATGGGCGGCATGGACTTTTAG
- a CDS encoding vWA domain-containing protein produces the protein MSTALVLARRIGIVVALVLVLLQPGFGTRAAPSQLSDIEVLVVVDRTRSMAALDYQGGPRVYGAQRDLEELADALPGARFAFLTYGTDVELELPFTSDATTFRAAIETLRLEGPFDGSGSRADRPLEAMRDILERADEQHPDRQRVVVFVGDGENTADGEQASFAELEDLVDAGVVLGYGTEEGAKMPESDDLSTDDGYIYDQERGEDAVSRIDEDNLRSIASELGIDYAHRTEPGGMTAIADDFEASYTLDEGADAPAKHDLTWLFGLVLLGLVLLELRTSWRALWTAHHSLAPARNEAA, from the coding sequence ATGAGCACCGCCCTCGTCCTCGCGCGCCGGATCGGGATCGTCGTCGCCCTGGTGCTGGTGCTGCTGCAGCCGGGGTTCGGCACCCGCGCCGCTCCGAGCCAGCTCTCCGACATCGAGGTGCTCGTCGTCGTCGACCGGACCCGGTCGATGGCGGCGCTCGACTACCAGGGCGGCCCGCGGGTCTACGGCGCCCAGCGTGACCTGGAGGAGCTCGCGGACGCACTCCCCGGCGCCCGGTTCGCGTTTCTCACCTACGGCACCGACGTGGAGCTCGAGCTGCCGTTCACCAGCGACGCGACGACCTTCCGGGCGGCGATCGAGACGTTGCGGCTGGAGGGCCCGTTCGACGGGAGCGGCTCGCGGGCGGACCGCCCGTTGGAGGCGATGCGCGACATCCTCGAGCGCGCGGACGAGCAGCATCCCGACCGGCAGCGGGTGGTCGTCTTCGTCGGCGACGGCGAGAACACCGCCGACGGTGAGCAGGCGTCGTTCGCGGAGCTCGAGGACCTGGTCGACGCCGGGGTCGTCCTCGGTTACGGCACCGAGGAAGGCGCCAAGATGCCCGAGTCGGACGACCTGTCCACGGACGACGGCTACATCTACGACCAGGAACGCGGCGAGGACGCCGTCTCGCGGATCGACGAGGACAACCTTCGGTCGATCGCGTCCGAGCTCGGCATCGACTACGCCCACCGCACCGAGCCTGGCGGGATGACTGCGATCGCCGACGACTTCGAGGCGTCGTACACCCTGGACGAGGGGGCGGATGCTCCGGCGAAGCACGACCTGACCTGGCTGTTCGGCCTGGTCCTGCTCGGACTGGTGCTGCTCGAGCTGCGGACGTCGTGGCGGGCGCTCTGGACCGCCCACCACTCCCTCGCGCCGGCCCGGAACGAGGCGGCATGA
- a CDS encoding vWA domain-containing protein, whose amino-acid sequence MELSWTTSDSELKWPWLVVLLVLLVVVLLAFWVRTWWRRQPSGASYVAHAARLRALPRYRVLVQRRRLLGGFGSLAALVACVGGIVLGGRVQETQVMDRDEAARDIMLCLDASGSTAPWNVDVIQEFRNIVEGLQGERIGLTVWNNAAITKFPLTDDYAFVLDRLDEAEEAFAGWSEILPSEAFDDFTAGTWSEERQYQSSLVADGLVSCVQRFDRLDEDRGRALVFATDGEQRGRSVYDLDEAAAYAADDRVVVHVIANPGEPDVEGDIDGLQAAAEVTGGTFAQLGTGGSAEEVVEEINELEAAKIERPPLVQTLDAPRAGQVIAGIGVGLLVLVWVAQGLIALAARRSTR is encoded by the coding sequence GTGGAGCTGAGCTGGACGACGAGCGACAGCGAGCTGAAGTGGCCGTGGCTGGTCGTGCTGCTGGTCCTGCTCGTGGTCGTGCTGCTGGCGTTCTGGGTCCGGACCTGGTGGCGACGGCAGCCGTCGGGAGCGTCGTACGTTGCCCATGCGGCGCGGCTCCGTGCGCTCCCCCGCTACCGCGTCCTCGTCCAGCGCCGCCGGCTGCTCGGCGGCTTCGGCTCGCTCGCCGCCCTCGTCGCGTGCGTCGGCGGGATCGTGCTCGGCGGACGGGTCCAGGAGACCCAGGTGATGGATCGCGACGAGGCGGCGCGCGACATCATGCTCTGCCTGGATGCGTCGGGGTCGACCGCTCCCTGGAACGTCGACGTCATCCAGGAGTTCCGCAACATCGTGGAGGGCCTCCAGGGCGAGCGGATCGGGTTGACGGTCTGGAACAACGCCGCGATCACGAAGTTCCCCCTCACCGACGACTACGCGTTCGTCCTCGACCGGCTCGACGAGGCGGAGGAGGCGTTCGCGGGCTGGAGCGAGATCCTCCCCAGCGAGGCGTTCGACGACTTCACGGCCGGCACCTGGAGCGAGGAACGCCAGTACCAGTCCTCCCTGGTCGCCGACGGCCTCGTCTCGTGCGTGCAGCGGTTCGACCGGCTCGACGAGGACCGCGGCCGGGCCCTGGTGTTCGCCACCGACGGCGAGCAGCGCGGGCGGAGCGTCTACGACCTCGACGAGGCCGCCGCGTACGCCGCTGACGACCGGGTCGTCGTCCACGTGATCGCCAACCCCGGCGAGCCCGACGTGGAGGGCGACATCGACGGGCTCCAAGCTGCGGCCGAGGTGACCGGCGGAACGTTCGCGCAGCTCGGCACCGGCGGCTCGGCCGAGGAGGTGGTCGAGGAGATCAACGAGCTCGAGGCCGCGAAAATCGAGCGTCCGCCGCTGGTCCAGACCCTCGACGCGCCGCGCGCCGGCCAGGTCATCGCCGGGATCGGCGTGGGCCTGCTCGTGCTCGTCTGGGTGGCGCAGGGCCTGATCGCACTGGCCGCTCGGAGGTCGACGCGATGA
- a CDS encoding DUF58 domain-containing protein produces the protein MAHLARVKARLSIHAHRKVRGLLEGEYAAIQVGRGIDFNDLREYVRGDDVKDIDWKASARTRMLLVRRYVAERKHTVVLAVSTGRSMAAMNDARHSKRDLAVFVAGVMGYLAVRHGDLVALVHGDARRQHVRPPDSGELYLERLLGRVHDAITPTAPPSDLTAVLDYVARAIRRRTILVVVSDETHVSDELADSLRRLTAQHEVLFLTIGDLDPTITAGAPRRLVDVDVGAEVPSWLRGDARLQEEYAALVAGEESQLRRRLDQLGVVHERVRDTESAITAVFRALERHRHARRR, from the coding sequence GTGGCTCATCTGGCCCGCGTCAAGGCTCGGCTCTCGATCCATGCCCACCGCAAGGTGCGCGGGCTGCTCGAAGGTGAGTACGCCGCGATCCAGGTCGGGCGGGGCATCGACTTCAACGACCTGCGCGAGTACGTCCGCGGCGACGACGTGAAGGACATCGACTGGAAGGCATCGGCGCGCACCCGGATGCTGCTGGTGCGGCGCTACGTCGCGGAGCGCAAGCACACGGTCGTGCTCGCCGTGTCGACCGGTCGCAGCATGGCGGCGATGAACGACGCCCGGCACTCGAAGCGCGATCTCGCGGTCTTCGTGGCGGGAGTGATGGGCTACCTCGCCGTCCGGCACGGCGACCTGGTGGCGCTCGTCCACGGCGACGCCCGGCGTCAGCACGTGCGCCCGCCCGACAGCGGCGAGCTCTACCTCGAACGGCTGCTCGGCCGGGTGCACGACGCGATCACACCCACGGCTCCGCCGAGCGACCTCACCGCGGTCCTCGACTACGTCGCCCGTGCGATCCGGCGGCGCACGATCCTGGTCGTGGTCTCCGACGAGACGCACGTCTCGGACGAGCTCGCCGACTCGCTGCGCCGGCTGACCGCCCAGCACGAGGTCCTCTTCCTGACGATCGGCGACCTCGACCCGACGATCACCGCCGGCGCCCCGCGCCGGCTGGTCGATGTCGACGTCGGTGCGGAGGTGCCGTCCTGGCTCCGCGGTGATGCCCGGCTCCAGGAGGAGTACGCCGCGCTCGTCGCCGGCGAGGAGTCCCAGCTGCGCCGACGCCTCGACCAGCTCGGGGTCGTGCACGAGCGGGTCCGCGACACCGAGTCCGCCATCACCGCCGTGTTCCGAGCGTTGGAGAGGCACCGCCATGCTCGCAGACGTTGA
- a CDS encoding AAA family ATPase → MTTTRSAQPTTPLTAADVAGASDAIDRISTAWSSRVVGQERIRTALLVTLLSEGHVLLESVPGLAKTLASATLAQAVSAEFSRIQCTPDLLPSDIIGTQVYDPRRHEFETQLGPVHAHFVLLDEINRASAKTQSALLEAMQERQTSIAGTIHPLPRPFMVLATQNPIEEEGTYVLPHAQMDRFLLKEIVDYPDESDELMVLDRIDDGTLGQHATKVEPVATIGDVIDVQAMVRRVYVDPAIRRYVVAAVRATRHVGELLGPELGAYVEIGASPRGSIAFFQAARAMAVIQGRHYVIPEDIRELRHAVLRHRIHLSFEALADRVQPESIIDAVFRAVPTP, encoded by the coding sequence ATGACTACTACCCGGTCCGCCCAGCCGACGACCCCGCTCACCGCCGCCGACGTCGCCGGCGCGAGCGACGCCATCGACCGGATCTCCACGGCGTGGTCGAGCCGGGTCGTCGGCCAGGAGCGGATCCGCACGGCGCTGCTGGTCACCCTCCTCTCCGAGGGCCACGTCCTGCTCGAGAGCGTGCCGGGGCTCGCGAAGACGCTCGCGTCGGCGACGCTGGCGCAGGCCGTCAGCGCCGAGTTCTCGCGGATCCAGTGCACGCCCGACCTGCTGCCGAGCGACATCATCGGCACCCAGGTCTACGACCCGCGGCGGCACGAGTTCGAGACGCAGCTCGGCCCGGTGCACGCCCATTTCGTGCTCCTCGACGAGATCAACCGGGCGAGCGCCAAGACGCAGTCGGCGCTGCTCGAGGCGATGCAGGAGCGCCAGACCTCGATCGCGGGGACCATCCACCCGCTCCCGAGACCGTTCATGGTGCTCGCCACGCAGAACCCGATCGAGGAGGAGGGCACCTACGTCCTCCCCCACGCCCAGATGGACCGGTTCCTGCTCAAGGAGATCGTCGACTACCCCGACGAGTCCGACGAGCTGATGGTGCTCGACCGGATCGACGACGGCACGCTCGGTCAGCACGCCACGAAGGTCGAGCCGGTGGCCACCATCGGCGACGTCATCGACGTGCAGGCGATGGTGCGGCGCGTCTACGTCGACCCGGCGATCCGCCGCTACGTCGTCGCCGCGGTGCGCGCGACCCGGCACGTCGGCGAGCTGCTCGGGCCCGAGCTCGGCGCCTACGTCGAGATCGGCGCCAGCCCGCGCGGCAGCATCGCCTTCTTCCAGGCGGCACGCGCGATGGCCGTCATCCAGGGCCGCCACTACGTCATCCCGGAGGACATCCGCGAGCTGCGGCACGCCGTGCTCCGGCACCGGATCCACCTCAGCTTCGAGGCACTGGCCGACCGGGTGCAGCCCGAGAGCATCATCGACGCGGTGTTCCGCGCCGTACCCACGCCGTGA
- a CDS encoding RDD family protein: MSTQPAIQPATEFATITTDDLVTGEGVALDLPPASLGLRLASGLIDLVVMVVLFTTSLLVLLVATINVDQALVDAAIVAASIITFAVYPTVLETLTRGRSLGKLALGLRTVRDDAGPISFHHALVRALIGYVEIIVCSGVLAFFSMLVSSKGKRLGDFAAGTYVIRDRVALRLPPPPPMPPELAHWARNADLASLPTGLALAVRQFLGRLPALDPHSRHRVGTDLLAEVRRYVAPAPPTGAPPEMVLGAVIAERRDRDLARLRRDDEFRSRLAARD, translated from the coding sequence ATGTCGACCCAGCCCGCGATCCAGCCTGCGACCGAGTTCGCCACGATCACCACCGACGACCTCGTCACCGGTGAGGGCGTCGCGCTGGACCTGCCCCCCGCCAGCCTGGGGCTGCGGCTGGCCTCCGGGCTGATCGACCTGGTCGTCATGGTCGTGCTGTTCACGACCAGCCTGCTGGTGCTGCTCGTCGCCACCATCAACGTGGACCAGGCGCTGGTCGACGCCGCCATCGTCGCGGCGTCCATCATCACGTTCGCCGTCTACCCGACGGTGCTCGAGACCCTCACCCGCGGTCGCTCACTCGGCAAGCTGGCGCTGGGACTGCGCACCGTCCGCGACGACGCCGGCCCCATCTCGTTCCACCACGCCCTCGTGCGGGCGCTCATCGGCTACGTCGAGATCATCGTGTGCTCGGGCGTCCTCGCGTTCTTCTCGATGCTCGTCAGCAGCAAGGGCAAGCGGCTGGGCGACTTCGCAGCCGGTACCTACGTGATCCGCGACCGGGTCGCGCTCCGGCTTCCGCCCCCGCCCCCGATGCCGCCCGAGCTCGCCCATTGGGCGCGCAACGCGGACCTGGCGAGCCTCCCGACCGGCCTGGCGCTCGCCGTACGCCAGTTCCTCGGGCGGCTGCCCGCCCTCGACCCGCACTCGCGGCACCGGGTCGGCACCGACCTGCTGGCCGAGGTCCGGCGGTACGTCGCACCGGCGCCGCCGACCGGTGCGCCGCCGGAGATGGTGCTCGGTGCCGTCATCGCCGAGCGTCGCGACCGGGACCTCGCCCGGCTGCGCCGGGACGACGAGTTCCGCTCGAGGCTTGCCGCTCGGGACTGA
- a CDS encoding stage II sporulation protein M, whose translation MPRIDLDAYVVAHSHEWARLEQLVSTRRPDGPESDELVDRYQQVATQLSVIRTSAPDAEVIAYLSSLLSRARIKMIGARILSWQAAGRFFTEQFPAALYRLRWWWLGCLAGNVALTAVLMWWLLDNPAIEQTLIPPGEVDNYVNEDFENYYSENAQGAFGTRVWLNNAWVAAQCLALGITGVGVIFVMFQNVTVLAGAGAIMTNHGRGDVFWGLILPHGLLELTAIFVAGGIGLKLFWSWVEPGGLSRAKALAQTGRTMGTVALGLVAVLLVSGIIEAFVTPSPLPTWARIAIGVLAEVAFFLYVFVVGRQAFLRGHTGDISADLLEDRVATQD comes from the coding sequence GTGCCGCGCATCGACCTCGACGCCTACGTCGTCGCGCACTCGCACGAGTGGGCGCGGCTCGAGCAGCTCGTGAGCACCCGACGCCCCGACGGCCCCGAGAGCGACGAGCTGGTGGACCGCTACCAGCAGGTGGCGACCCAGCTCTCGGTGATCCGCACGTCGGCGCCGGACGCCGAGGTCATCGCCTACCTGTCCTCGCTGCTCAGCCGGGCACGGATCAAGATGATCGGTGCCCGCATCCTCAGCTGGCAGGCGGCCGGGCGGTTCTTCACCGAGCAGTTCCCCGCCGCGCTCTACCGGCTGCGCTGGTGGTGGCTCGGCTGCCTGGCCGGCAACGTCGCCCTGACGGCCGTGCTGATGTGGTGGCTGCTCGACAACCCCGCGATCGAGCAGACCCTCATCCCTCCCGGTGAGGTCGACAACTACGTCAACGAGGACTTCGAGAACTACTACAGCGAGAACGCGCAGGGCGCCTTCGGCACCCGCGTCTGGCTCAACAACGCCTGGGTCGCCGCCCAGTGCCTGGCGCTCGGCATCACCGGGGTCGGCGTCATCTTCGTGATGTTCCAGAACGTGACGGTCCTCGCCGGCGCCGGCGCGATCATGACCAACCACGGTCGGGGCGACGTGTTCTGGGGGCTGATCCTCCCACACGGCCTCCTGGAGCTCACCGCGATCTTCGTCGCCGGCGGCATCGGGTTGAAGCTGTTCTGGTCGTGGGTCGAGCCGGGCGGGCTCAGTCGCGCGAAGGCGCTGGCGCAGACCGGCCGGACGATGGGCACGGTCGCGCTCGGGCTGGTCGCCGTGCTCCTGGTCAGCGGCATCATCGAGGCCTTCGTGACGCCGTCGCCCCTGCCCACCTGGGCGAGGATCGCGATCGGGGTCCTCGCCGAGGTCGCGTTCTTCCTCTACGTGTTCGTCGTCGGCCGCCAGGCCTTCCTCCGCGGCCACACCGGCGACATCAGCGCCGACCTCCTCGAGGACCGGGTCGCCACCCAGGACTGA